A single window of Oreochromis aureus strain Israel breed Guangdong linkage group 7, ZZ_aureus, whole genome shotgun sequence DNA harbors:
- the rab3il1 gene encoding guanine nucleotide exchange factor for Rab-3A isoform X2: MDAFEGIHSVQISSSPPSSTSSSPGYEVLKAGISGIAVYSSAVFFGTQNVPTVRHKSGKVTKEEACVVGQLVDLDPEPETRMEGGDQVGPTSIRGHGQLSRLRSSSLEIREKGSEILREQLDAAKKELKLKDKECERLSQVRNQLEQELEELTASLFEEAHKMVRDANVKQAASEKQLKEAQGKIDVLQAEVTALKTLVLTSTPSSPNRQLHPQLQSSGTRGSYKSHIRNKSASGAFPLSPAKKEVSSVSIQPVSKEDREMDSILFAEFLMWKECPSLDRSSAFLSRIYREDIGPCLSFTRSELSQLVQSAVENNSLTIEPVAMSAVPMVKASAIECGGPKKCALSGLSRLCKHRIKLGDKESYYYISPSSRARITAVCNFFTYIRYIQQGLVRHDAEQMFWEIMRLRREMNVAKLGFYLTDQG, translated from the exons ATGGATGCTTTTGAGGGAATTCACAGCGTCCAGATTTCCTCTTCTCCACCTTCTTCAACTTCATCGAGCCCGGGATATGAAGTCCTCAAGGCGGGGATATCTGGGATTGCAGTATACTCCTCTGCAGTCTTCTTTGGCACACAAAATGTGCCTACGGTCAGGCACAAGTCTGGCAAGGTCACCAAGGAGGAAGCCTGTGTTGTTGGACA GTTGGTAGATCTGGATCCAGAGCCAGAGACCAGAATGGAGGGAGGAGACCAGGTTGGGCCCACCTCAATCCGAGGCCATGGCCAGCTCTCCCGGCTTCGCAGCTCCTCCCTGGAGATCAGGGAAAAAGGGTCAGAGATCCTCAGGGAACAGCTGGATGCTGCAAAGAAG GAACTGAAACTAAAGGACAAGGAGTGCGAGCGTCTGTCGCAAGTTAGGAATCAGCTGGAGCAGGAGCTAGAGGAGCTGACAGCCAGTCTGTTTGAG GAGGCTCACAAGATGGTGCGTGACGCTAACGTGAAACAAGCAGCTTCAGAGAAACAGCTCAAGGAGGCTCAGGGGAAG ATTGATGTTCTGCAAGCAGAAGTGACGGCACTCAAGACTCTGGTGTTGACGTCCACACCTTCTTCACCAAACCGCCAGCTGCATCCACAGCTGCAGTCATCGGGTACCAGGGGATCGTATAAATCGCACATCCGAAACAAGAGCGCCAGCGGTGCATTTCCACTCTCACctgcaaaaaaagaagtttCCTCAGTTTCCATTCAGCCTGTGTCCAAAGAGGACCGAGAG ATGGACTCCATTTTATTTGCTGAGTTTTTGATGTGGAAGGAATGCCCGAGTCTGGACCGCTCCTCTGCCTTCCTGAGTCGTATTTACAGAGAAGACATCGGGCCCTGCCTCTCCTTCACGAGATCAGAG CTGTCTCAGCTGGTTCAGAGCGCAGTGGAGAACAACTCTCTGACCATCGAGCCTGTCGCCATGTCGGCAGTACCGATGGTTAAAGCCTCAGCTATAGAGTGTGGAGGTCCTAA AAAATGTGCATTAAGTGGCCTGTCACGGCTTTGCAAACATCGCATTAAACTTGGCGACAAAGAGAGCTACTATTACATCTCACCTTCCAGCCGAGCACGG ATCACGGCTGTCTGCAATTTCTTCACTTATATCCGCTACATCCAGCAGGGCCTGGTGAGACATGATG CGGAGCAGATGTTCTGGGAAATCATGCGTCTTCGTAGAGAGATGAATGTGGCCAAATTAGGTTTCTACCTCACTGACCAGGGCTAG
- the rab3il1 gene encoding guanine nucleotide exchange factor for Rab-3A isoform X1, with translation MDAFEGIHSVQISSSPPSSTSSSPGYEVLKAGISGIAVYSSAVFFGTQNVPTVRHKSGKVTKEEACVVGQLVDLDPEPETRMEGGDQVGPTSIRGHGQLSRLRSSSLEIREKGSEILREQLDAAKKELKLKDKECERLSQVRNQLEQELEELTASLFEEAHKMVRDANVKQAASEKQLKEAQGKIDVLQAEVTALKTLVLTSTPSSPNRQLHPQLQSSGTRGSYKSHIRNKSASGAFPLSPAKKEVSSVSIQPVSKEDREMDSILFAEFLMWKECPSLDRSSAFLSRIYREDIGPCLSFTRSELSQLVQSAVENNSLTIEPVAMSAVPMVKASAIECGGPNGFRAAVETKCALSGLSRLCKHRIKLGDKESYYYISPSSRARITAVCNFFTYIRYIQQGLVRHDAEQMFWEIMRLRREMNVAKLGFYLTDQG, from the exons ATGGATGCTTTTGAGGGAATTCACAGCGTCCAGATTTCCTCTTCTCCACCTTCTTCAACTTCATCGAGCCCGGGATATGAAGTCCTCAAGGCGGGGATATCTGGGATTGCAGTATACTCCTCTGCAGTCTTCTTTGGCACACAAAATGTGCCTACGGTCAGGCACAAGTCTGGCAAGGTCACCAAGGAGGAAGCCTGTGTTGTTGGACA GTTGGTAGATCTGGATCCAGAGCCAGAGACCAGAATGGAGGGAGGAGACCAGGTTGGGCCCACCTCAATCCGAGGCCATGGCCAGCTCTCCCGGCTTCGCAGCTCCTCCCTGGAGATCAGGGAAAAAGGGTCAGAGATCCTCAGGGAACAGCTGGATGCTGCAAAGAAG GAACTGAAACTAAAGGACAAGGAGTGCGAGCGTCTGTCGCAAGTTAGGAATCAGCTGGAGCAGGAGCTAGAGGAGCTGACAGCCAGTCTGTTTGAG GAGGCTCACAAGATGGTGCGTGACGCTAACGTGAAACAAGCAGCTTCAGAGAAACAGCTCAAGGAGGCTCAGGGGAAG ATTGATGTTCTGCAAGCAGAAGTGACGGCACTCAAGACTCTGGTGTTGACGTCCACACCTTCTTCACCAAACCGCCAGCTGCATCCACAGCTGCAGTCATCGGGTACCAGGGGATCGTATAAATCGCACATCCGAAACAAGAGCGCCAGCGGTGCATTTCCACTCTCACctgcaaaaaaagaagtttCCTCAGTTTCCATTCAGCCTGTGTCCAAAGAGGACCGAGAG ATGGACTCCATTTTATTTGCTGAGTTTTTGATGTGGAAGGAATGCCCGAGTCTGGACCGCTCCTCTGCCTTCCTGAGTCGTATTTACAGAGAAGACATCGGGCCCTGCCTCTCCTTCACGAGATCAGAG CTGTCTCAGCTGGTTCAGAGCGCAGTGGAGAACAACTCTCTGACCATCGAGCCTGTCGCCATGTCGGCAGTACCGATGGTTAAAGCCTCAGCTATAGAGTGTGGAGGTCCTAA tggctTTAGGGCTGCAGTAGAGAC AAAATGTGCATTAAGTGGCCTGTCACGGCTTTGCAAACATCGCATTAAACTTGGCGACAAAGAGAGCTACTATTACATCTCACCTTCCAGCCGAGCACGG ATCACGGCTGTCTGCAATTTCTTCACTTATATCCGCTACATCCAGCAGGGCCTGGTGAGACATGATG CGGAGCAGATGTTCTGGGAAATCATGCGTCTTCGTAGAGAGATGAATGTGGCCAAATTAGGTTTCTACCTCACTGACCAGGGCTAG
- the rab3il1 gene encoding guanine nucleotide exchange factor for Rab-3A isoform X3 translates to MEGGDQVGPTSIRGHGQLSRLRSSSLEIREKGSEILREQLDAAKKELKLKDKECERLSQVRNQLEQELEELTASLFEEAHKMVRDANVKQAASEKQLKEAQGKIDVLQAEVTALKTLVLTSTPSSPNRQLHPQLQSSGTRGSYKSHIRNKSASGAFPLSPAKKEVSSVSIQPVSKEDREMDSILFAEFLMWKECPSLDRSSAFLSRIYREDIGPCLSFTRSELSQLVQSAVENNSLTIEPVAMSAVPMVKASAIECGGPNGFRAAVETKCALSGLSRLCKHRIKLGDKESYYYISPSSRARITAVCNFFTYIRYIQQGLVRHDAEQMFWEIMRLRREMNVAKLGFYLTDQG, encoded by the exons ATGGAGGGAGGAGACCAGGTTGGGCCCACCTCAATCCGAGGCCATGGCCAGCTCTCCCGGCTTCGCAGCTCCTCCCTGGAGATCAGGGAAAAAGGGTCAGAGATCCTCAGGGAACAGCTGGATGCTGCAAAGAAG GAACTGAAACTAAAGGACAAGGAGTGCGAGCGTCTGTCGCAAGTTAGGAATCAGCTGGAGCAGGAGCTAGAGGAGCTGACAGCCAGTCTGTTTGAG GAGGCTCACAAGATGGTGCGTGACGCTAACGTGAAACAAGCAGCTTCAGAGAAACAGCTCAAGGAGGCTCAGGGGAAG ATTGATGTTCTGCAAGCAGAAGTGACGGCACTCAAGACTCTGGTGTTGACGTCCACACCTTCTTCACCAAACCGCCAGCTGCATCCACAGCTGCAGTCATCGGGTACCAGGGGATCGTATAAATCGCACATCCGAAACAAGAGCGCCAGCGGTGCATTTCCACTCTCACctgcaaaaaaagaagtttCCTCAGTTTCCATTCAGCCTGTGTCCAAAGAGGACCGAGAG ATGGACTCCATTTTATTTGCTGAGTTTTTGATGTGGAAGGAATGCCCGAGTCTGGACCGCTCCTCTGCCTTCCTGAGTCGTATTTACAGAGAAGACATCGGGCCCTGCCTCTCCTTCACGAGATCAGAG CTGTCTCAGCTGGTTCAGAGCGCAGTGGAGAACAACTCTCTGACCATCGAGCCTGTCGCCATGTCGGCAGTACCGATGGTTAAAGCCTCAGCTATAGAGTGTGGAGGTCCTAA tggctTTAGGGCTGCAGTAGAGAC AAAATGTGCATTAAGTGGCCTGTCACGGCTTTGCAAACATCGCATTAAACTTGGCGACAAAGAGAGCTACTATTACATCTCACCTTCCAGCCGAGCACGG ATCACGGCTGTCTGCAATTTCTTCACTTATATCCGCTACATCCAGCAGGGCCTGGTGAGACATGATG CGGAGCAGATGTTCTGGGAAATCATGCGTCTTCGTAGAGAGATGAATGTGGCCAAATTAGGTTTCTACCTCACTGACCAGGGCTAG